In Gambusia affinis linkage group LG08, SWU_Gaff_1.0, whole genome shotgun sequence, a single window of DNA contains:
- the duox2 gene encoding dual oxidase maturation factor 2 — protein sequence MTFYNDIYPFYPLQRTAFIVSGRLLAIILVFLMLAVGLLLILPGIRGRTRVFWMLRIMISLFVGVVIVALNFTNSWAEARMTTNATYKSFSNAVIQAEVGLHVGLYGINVTLRGNPIVQFNETINYNEMFSWHDIAEEEYEQALIKGLPNPILYIVEKFTQSSPCGMIFQYSYSGRFASATLWTAFCCWILANILFFLPDVVYAGYMTMATAAFIFFSMASFSTIMNVPQCVFSIGEDSFVTEYSHSFWLALATGVLCTIIGFFVVMLYFLMPAKVKAAFSLSLDSYEDEDEDKSCPEGYLNSVFLNGELQLSLTPKVTPDRL from the exons ATGACTTTCTACAACGACATTTACCCATTCTACCCGCTACAAAGGACTGCCTTCATCGTCAGCGGCCGACTGCTCGCCATTATTCTGGTCTTCCTCATGCTGGCAGTCGGTCTTCTTCTCATCCTGCCAGGAATACGAGGAAGGACG CGGGTCTTCTGGATGCTCAGGATCATGATCAGCTTATTTGTAGGTGTAGTTATAGTAG CTCTGAACTTTACCAACAGCTGGGCTGAGGCGAGGATGACCACAAACGCTACCTACAAGTCCTTCAGTAATGCTGTCATCCAGGCTGAGGTCGGCCTGCATGTTGGGTTGTACGGCATTAACGTGACACTCAGAG GCAACCCCATTGTGCAGTTCAATGAAACCATCAACTACAATGAGATGTTCAGCTGGCATGACATCGCTGAAGAAGAGTATGAGCAAGCTTTGATCAAAGGTTTACCGAACCCTATCTTATACATCGTGGAAAAATTCACCCAGAGCAGCCCCTGTGGGATGATCTTTCAGTACAGTTACTCTGGACGCTTCGCCTCTGCAACCCTCTG GACAGCATTTTGCTGCTGGATTCTCGCTAACATCTTGTTCTTCTTGCCCGACGTTGTTTACGCCGGGTACATGACCATGGCCACTGCCGCCTTCATCTTCTTCTCCATGGCCTCCTTCTCCACCATCATGAATGTGCCTCAGTGTGTTTTCTCCATAGGCGAAGACTCCTTTGTGACAGAGTACAGCCATTCCTTTTGGCTGGCGCTGGCTACAG GAGTGCTTTGCACCATCATCGGGTTTTTCGTGGTGATGCTGTACTTCCTGATGCCAGCGAAGGtaaaagcagctttcagcttgaGTTTGGACAGCTATGAGGACGAGGATGAGGATAAATCTTGTCCAGAAGGCTACCTGAACTCAGTCTTCCTTAACGGAGAATTGCAGCTATCACTGACACCTAAAGTTACACCA gatCGTCTATGA
- the apba2a gene encoding amyloid-beta A4 precursor protein-binding family A member 2 encodes MAHGKKPGNMSKVLAPGPPSCPSAGPPKPSQEDQSVSEETQRPPRSTRNDNNNQLTPPAASKHFYMSCDPSPEDMDDACSEYDNVGSDVEQDYDEVLHFNRQGAVRCYNQHGPEGAQQAEESREAPTADQITQKPHHSTKRCERPHSEGKPYRRGHRFKSHCAPIAGDEAEGGMKIIEGDRFFFNDDDDFEEVLDGARFIEDLDEAEVNAEKPASLYQGNESERIKKERNREDETCIQRNQNVSGAGKKSEPSQKRKERQVKGRGRGGGETQHVVSGIKAATISSTEQNPKTSSRKSAVRSKDRPGSSKHHHPPPPPPTRHAQSPSDPQRAPPHRESPPTSGLPADNPENESRLIKASPGLQHPAEQQRESAEEKLMGSEEPEQDQDEKPSTAMMPEEAAEQPKQPQCPEPVSVEEDNSPKEGAAFPCFEDVPGPCEPEDLIDGIIFAANYLGCTQVLSDKNPSKSVRMSQAHEAVSHIKSQDEDSQMMTEVDLFISTKAVKVLNADTQETMMDSALRTISYIADIGSIVVLMARRRMSQASSEDFSESSDSASEGKTQYRMICYVFESEDAQLIAQSIGQAFSVAYREFLRANGINPTDLSHKQYSDIINSEEMYHDDLVHFSNSENRKELYVEKQKGESLGVVIVESGWGSILPTVILASMLNSGPAARSGKLSVGDQIMSINDTSLVGLPLATCQSIIKGLKNQVKVKLSIVSCPPVTTVLIKRPDLKYQLGFSVQNGIICSLMRGGIAERGGVRVGHRIIEINGQSVVAMAHEKIVQTLSVSVGEINMKTMPAVMFRLLTGQETPVYI; translated from the exons ATGGCTCATGGGAAAAAGCCTGGAAACATGTCCAAAGTCTTGGCCCCTGGCCCTCCGTCGTGCCCCAGTGCCGGACCTCCAAAACCCAGTCAGGAGGACCAGTCTGTGAGCGAGGAGACTCAGCGACCTCCCCGTTCTACTAGGAACGACAACAATAACCAGCTGACTCCTCCCGCTGCTTCAAAGCACTTCTACATGAGCTGCGACCCGAGTCCGGAGGACATGGATGACGCCTGCTCCGAGTACGACAACGTGGGCTCGGACGTCGAGCAAGACTACGACGAGGTTCTGCATTTCAACAGACAGGGAGCCGTCAGATGTTACAACCAGCACGGGCCTGAGGGTGCGCAGCAAGCCGAGGAGAGCAGGGAGGCTCCCACCGCCGACCAGATCACCCAGAAACCTCATCACAGCACCAAGAGATGCGAACGGCCTCACTCTGAAGGAAAACCGTACCGAAGGGGTCACCGCTTTAAGTCGCATTGTGCCCCCATTGCTGGAGATGAAGCAGAGGGGggaatgaaaataattgaagGAGACAGATTCTTTTTTAACGACGATGATGATTTTGAAGAGGTGTTGGATGGAGCCAGATTCATAGAGGATTTAGATGAGGCGGAGGTAAACGCTGAAAAGCCCGCCAGCCTTTATCAGGGCAATGAGAGTGAAAGgattaaaaaggaaaggaaTAGAGAAGATGAAACTTGCATCCAGAGAAATCAGAACGTATCAGGAGCCGGTAAGAAGTCTGAGCCGTCCCAGAAGCGGAAAGAGCGACAGGTTAAAGgtcgaggaagaggaggaggggaaacgCAGCATGTTGTTTCTGGGATCAAAGCAGCGACGATCAGCAGCACCGAGCAGAATCCAAAGACTTCATCCAGAAAGTCTGCAGTGAGGTCCAAGGATCGACCCGGTTCCAGCAAACACCatcaccctcctcctcctcctccaacgCGTCACGCTCAGTCACCCTCTGACCCCCAGAGGGCCCCGCCTCACAGAGAGAGTCCCCCCACTTCCGGACTGCCTGCTGACAACCCGGAGAACGAGTCCAGGCTGATCAAGGCCTCTCCGGGTCTGCAGCACCCAGCAGAACAGCAGAGAGAGTCCGCAGAGGAGAAACTGATGGGTTCTGAGGAACCCGAGCAG GATCAGGATGAGAAGCCAAGCACAGCCATGATGCCTGAGGAGGCGGCAGAGCAGCCAAAGCAGCCTCAATGTCCAGAGCCGGTCTCTGTAGAGGAAGACAACTCTCCCAAG GAAGGAGCTGCTTTTCCCTGCTTTGAGGATG TCCCAGGTCCCTGCGAGCCGGAAGATCTCATCGACGGGATCATCTTCGCTGCTAACTACCTAGGATGCACTCAAGTGCTGTCCGATAAAAATCCGTCCAAGTCGGTGCGAATGTCGCAGGCCCATGAAGCTGTCAGCCACATCAAG AGCCAAGATGAAGATTCTCAGATGATGACTGAGGTCGACCTCTTCATCTCCACTAAGGCTGTCAAAGTACTGAATGCTGACACACAG GAGACGATGATGGACAGTGCCTTGCGGACCATATCCTACATCGCCGACATTGGCAGCATCGTGGTTCTGATGGCACGGAGACGCATGTCTCAGGCTTCATCAGAGGATTTCTCTGAATCGTCTGATTCTGCCAGCGAAGGGAAAACTCAGTACAGAATGATCTGCTACGTCTTCGAGTCAGAAGAT GCACAGCTGATTGCGCAGTCCATCGGTCAGGCTTTCAGCGTGGCCTACCGGGAATTCCTGCGAGCCAACGGCATCAACCCGACCGACCTGAGCCACAAACAGTACAGTGACATCATCAACTCCGAGGAAATGTACCACGACGACCTCGTGCATTTCTCAAACTCAGAGAACCGTAAAGAG CTGTATGTGGAAAAGCAGAAAGGCGAGAGCCTCGGCGTGGTCATAGTGGAGTCCGGCTGGGGCTCCATTCTGCCCACCGTCATCCTGGCCAGCATGCTGAACAGTGGCCCCGCAGCGCGGTCCGGAAAACTCAGTGTGGGAGACCAGATCATGTCCATTAATGACACAAGTCTGGTGGGACTGCCACTGGCCACTTGTCAGAGCATCATTAAG GGCTTGAAGAATCAGGTGAAAGTGAAGCTGAGCATCGTAAGCTGCCCTCCTGTTACGACCGTCCTCATAAAGAGACCGGACCTCAAATATCAGCTCGGCTTCAGCGTTCAGAACGGCATC ATCTGCAGTCTGATGCGAGGCGGGATTGCCGAGCGAGGCGGCGTCCGAGTCGGGCACAGAATCATCGAAATAAACGGGCAGAGTGTTGTTGCCATGGCGCATGAGAAGATTGTTCAAACTCTGTCTGTCTCCGTGGGTGAG ATCAACATGAAGACAATGCCTGCAGTGATGTTCAGACTCCTGACGGGTCAAGAGACGCCGGTCTACATATAG